Proteins encoded within one genomic window of Amycolatopsis nigrescens CSC17Ta-90:
- a CDS encoding ROK family transcriptional regulator: MTQPVRPRNPPLPRLALLREMTDRAVLELVFAEGRTTRAELAARTGISKPTISESVRRLEAAGVLREGGTDATGKRGRVATFYELTVDAGCVLAVEVNQHGIHSLATDLTGVPFGERHRDPVRRSDAAALTGAVQDAVRETLGARQGKLRAVALSVANPVHPGTREIIALPDSPFPEGEVPLQDALADLVQAPVLVDNDVNFSALAERRAGAATDAESFAYVYVGAGLGLSLYLGDQLVRGAHGLSGEIGYLRTTSGAPVAEAVARQGFGRQDDPALDVDAVLKTLTLAGDGDAVAQDAVRLLGETIGQAIAATCVIFDPELVLLGGPVGGRPELLAPVRAVVSGSVPGPVRVEPGAVQDSAALRGALLSALDTGRAQLTVPNAGADRA; the protein is encoded by the coding sequence TTGACCCAACCCGTCCGGCCCAGGAACCCGCCGCTGCCGCGGCTGGCGCTGCTCCGGGAGATGACCGACCGCGCGGTGCTGGAGCTGGTCTTCGCCGAGGGCCGGACCACCCGCGCCGAGCTCGCGGCCCGCACCGGGATCTCCAAGCCGACGATCTCGGAGTCGGTACGGCGGCTGGAGGCGGCCGGCGTGCTGCGCGAAGGCGGCACCGACGCGACGGGCAAGCGCGGCAGGGTCGCTACCTTCTACGAGCTCACCGTCGACGCCGGTTGTGTGCTCGCGGTGGAGGTCAACCAGCACGGAATCCACAGCCTGGCCACCGACCTCACCGGCGTGCCCTTCGGCGAGCGGCACCGCGATCCGGTCCGGCGCTCCGACGCGGCCGCGCTCACCGGCGCGGTCCAGGATGCCGTGCGAGAGACATTGGGTGCGCGACAGGGAAAGCTCCGCGCCGTCGCGCTTTCGGTCGCCAACCCGGTCCACCCCGGCACCCGCGAGATCATCGCGCTACCGGACTCACCTTTTCCCGAGGGCGAGGTGCCCCTGCAGGACGCGCTGGCCGACCTGGTCCAGGCGCCGGTGCTGGTGGACAACGACGTCAACTTCTCCGCACTGGCCGAACGCCGCGCCGGGGCCGCGACCGATGCGGAGAGCTTCGCCTACGTGTACGTCGGCGCGGGACTCGGGCTCAGCCTCTACCTCGGCGATCAGCTCGTCCGCGGGGCGCACGGGCTGTCCGGCGAGATCGGCTATCTGCGCACCACTTCCGGCGCACCGGTGGCCGAGGCCGTCGCCCGGCAGGGTTTCGGCCGCCAGGACGACCCGGCGCTCGACGTGGACGCCGTGCTCAAGACGCTGACACTGGCCGGAGACGGCGACGCCGTCGCGCAGGACGCGGTCCGGCTGCTCGGCGAGACGATCGGCCAGGCCATCGCCGCCACCTGCGTCATCTTCGATCCGGAGCTGGTACTGCTGGGCGGCCCGGTGGGCGGCAGGCCCGAGCTGCTCGCCCCGGTTCGCGCCGTGGTGTCCGGCTCGGTGCCGGGGCCGGTGCGGGTCGAACCGGGCGCCGTCCAGGACTCGGCCGCACTGCGCGGCGCGCTGCTGTCCGCATTGGACACCGGAAGGGCGCAGCTGACAGTGCCCAATGCGGGAGCGGACCGCGCCTAG
- a CDS encoding YbiU family protein: MSAGIATSELPGDVPAAIAEAKELLRGRLGDVAGVFAEVEAAMRAEVAEVVAEREAGREVFPVVRYADLADGRVPEATVAAIRRRGCAVVKGTFPRERAEAWDAELAAYLERNGFAENYRGLVDGAFGGLSSGRPQIYPVYWSKPQIEARQDERMAVVRSFLNSFWRNESEGRTWFDPDRDTAYPDRIRRREPGSESLGLSAHTDSGSIERWLLPAYQKVFRHVFSGQWRDYDPWDGAYRTEVDEFPSTVMCSSFRTFQGWTALSEMRPADGVLHVVPIPSAMAYVLLRALQDDVPADDLCGAANGQALPITERYHSVLLPALSPIPVVEPGDTVWWHGDVIHSVADGANPDRWGNVMYIPASPHCAKNAAYAEACGQAFTQGASPADFAPEDYEAGWTGRAEVADLNDIGRQQLGIATA; this comes from the coding sequence ATGTCAGCAGGAATCGCCACCAGTGAGCTGCCGGGGGACGTGCCGGCCGCCATCGCCGAGGCCAAGGAGCTGCTCCGGGGACGGCTCGGTGACGTCGCGGGCGTGTTCGCCGAAGTGGAAGCGGCGATGCGGGCCGAGGTCGCCGAGGTGGTCGCCGAGCGCGAAGCCGGTCGGGAGGTGTTCCCGGTGGTCCGGTATGCCGACCTCGCCGACGGCCGGGTGCCCGAGGCCACCGTGGCGGCCATCCGGCGCCGTGGCTGCGCCGTCGTGAAGGGCACGTTCCCCCGCGAGAGGGCCGAAGCGTGGGACGCCGAGCTGGCGGCGTACCTGGAACGCAACGGTTTCGCGGAGAACTACCGCGGGCTGGTCGACGGTGCCTTCGGCGGCTTGTCCTCCGGGCGACCGCAGATCTACCCGGTGTACTGGTCGAAGCCCCAGATCGAGGCCCGGCAGGACGAGCGGATGGCCGTCGTGCGGTCGTTCCTGAACTCCTTCTGGCGCAACGAGTCCGAGGGCCGGACTTGGTTCGACCCGGACCGCGACACCGCATACCCGGACCGGATCCGCCGTCGCGAGCCGGGTTCGGAGTCGCTCGGGCTCTCCGCGCACACCGACTCGGGCTCGATCGAACGCTGGCTGCTGCCCGCGTACCAGAAGGTGTTCCGGCACGTGTTCTCCGGCCAGTGGCGTGACTACGACCCGTGGGACGGTGCGTACCGGACCGAGGTCGACGAGTTCCCGTCCACCGTGATGTGCTCGTCCTTCCGCACCTTCCAGGGCTGGACGGCGTTGTCGGAGATGCGGCCCGCCGACGGGGTGCTGCACGTGGTGCCCATTCCGTCCGCGATGGCCTACGTACTGCTGCGCGCGCTCCAGGACGACGTGCCCGCCGACGACCTGTGCGGCGCGGCCAACGGCCAGGCGCTGCCGATCACCGAGCGGTACCACTCGGTGCTGCTGCCCGCGCTGAGCCCGATCCCGGTCGTCGAGCCGGGCGACACGGTCTGGTGGCACGGGGACGTCATCCATTCCGTCGCGGACGGCGCCAACCCGGACCGCTGGGGCAACGTCATGTACATCCCGGCGAGCCCGCACTGCGCGAAGAACGCCGCGTACGCCGAGGCATGCGGGCAGGCGTTCACGCAAGGCGCCAGTCCCGCCGACTTCGCGCCGGAGGACTACGAAGCCGGCTGGACCGGTCGGGCCGAGGTGGCGGACCTCAACGACATCGGCAGGCAGCAGCTCGGTATCGCGACTGCGTAA